The genomic region GAGCTCGGTATTAAAAAGAGCTTTTTCTATACATCAAATAAATCAGTTCCAGGAACGGGGAGATCTCTCCGTGCACTCACTCCGTTCGTTTAGTCGAAATGACGCGAGGCGCGCACCATTCTGAGAATGAACAGAATGTATGGCAGCACCGCTACGAAACCATTCTATTAAATAATTCACATCCAACCGATTAAACGATCATTGTTTGAGCGATGGGCAGCATTCTAACCGCATCAACGTTTAGATATTTGCCCTCACAAGCAGGTTCAGTAAACGGATTTTGTTGGTTTTCCCCGTAAGGAATTCCTACTTGGAGAGGGCAAGCAAAAATGAACAGCAGAAAAAAAAAGGGGGGGGGGGGGGGATATCTTGGTCAAACCCCGGACTCTTTTTTATGAATAGAGGCTTCAATCCTTGGGCCGACATTGATAGGAAAAAGTGAGGCCGAGCGTCGACAGGGAGTGTTCATTCGAGACAGAACATTTATCACGCGGCGCAACGCTGCACCCTGTTCGATCTTTAAACATCTGGCGCCGCGCCTCTTAACCACAGTCTCTGTCATGTCGACCGAAACACCGGTGTTTTTCCGGTGTGGAGCGGAGACATCTCCTGTTGCCAGGTAAGATACTTCAAAGAAATTATCGTTGATTTAATCCCTGTAACCAACCATCGGATATTATTAATAACCCTGCGCAAGATCACGCCCGATGGTTTGTTTTGAATGGCCGTTTCTAACCCCCCACGTTAAAACGTGGGGCTATTCACATTTCACCCGCATCCGCGGGTTATTGGGGCATTTTCACCAATTATCAACGAATCAAGACATTTCTACTCCCTATACGTTCGAGCACCAAACACTCCACATTCATCACGCGGCGCAACCGTAAGCTCTGTTCGACATATGGGTACCTGGCGCCGCGCATGCGCCCCAGCCCCACCTGTCATGTCGACCGGAACACCGGTGCTTTTCCGGTGTGGAGCGGAGACATCTCCTATTGCTAAATACGATTCTTAAAAGGGCAATCGTTGATTTAATTTTGTAGGCTACCATCGGATTTTATTTCAAGTCTTTCACAAAATTTCGCCCGATGGTTATTTCTTATGCAACGCCTTCGACCCCACGTTAAAACGTGGGGCTATTCACATTTCACCCGCATCCGCGGGTTATTGGGGCATTTTCACCAATTATCAACGAATCAAGACATTTCCACTCCCTATACGTTCGAGCACCAAACACTCCACATTCATCACGCGGCGCAACCGTAAGCACTGTTCGACATATGGGTACCTGGCGCCGCGCATGCGCCCCAGCCCCATCTGTCATGTCGACCGAAACACCGGTGCATTTCCGGTGTGGAGCGGAGACATCTCCTCGTGTTAAGTATCAATTTTTAAAAAGATAATCGTTGATTTAACTCTTTTAACCAACCATCGGATATTATTAAGAACCCTTCGTAAGATCCCGCCCGATGGTTTGATTTGATTTGCCGTCACTAACCCCCCCACGGTAAAACGTGGGGCTATTCACATTTCACCCGCATCCGCGGGTTGTTCGGGGCATATGAGTGATGAAAGCTCTAACAAAAAGATTTAGAAAATAATGAGTGATATAATTTTGAAACACAGAATCTTTAAAATCTATCAAAAACCCATACCCCCCCGATCAAACGAGCATTGTCTGAGCGAAGTGTGGTATCTAAGTTTTTTCAGCGCTCGGATTATAATCCACACAAGTGAGTTCTGATCGTTTGCGTCCTTTTTGGTTCGTTTTTGGACGAGCAAAAATGAACAAGGTGAAAGATGGTGATACATGATGTATTTTTGTTCTAGCACCAGCACCTGTTTTCTCCATTCGAAGGTTCGAAACACCGGTGTTTTTCCGTGTGTGCAGCGGAGACATCTCCTGTTGCTAAGCCTAATTGTTTATAGGAGAATCTTTGATGCAATCTAAATTCTACAATCTCCTATCTTATTAATTTCTGCCACCCTCAACGTTCGCGCAGCCAGTGCATTTCTGGTCCCGACCCATCTCAACATTCCGCGCAGCGGAATACTCAACAATTCAACGTTTGAGTCCTTTTTAACGGCTCTCACTAAAATCTTAAATCTCCCATCTTTCACCTCTAATCCTCTCCCTGCAACCGGTCATTGTATAAAAGAATATAATTCGTACGAAGTATATAATTGAGTATTTTTCGCATACCAAAAAACTGTCCATACGGAAATAACCTGTAATTGCACCCAATCTCTCGTTTCAAATATTATCTCGTATCATCAATTTATTATTAAATCATAACGAATGATCGCAATCCATCATAAAGAAGAGGGTTTCAGCCCTGACTGGATTCATTATTGCGAACGTAGCGGAATTCCGTATAAACGGGTGAACTGTTATGATTCCGATATCGTGAAACAACTGGAGGATTGCGACGCCCTGATGTGGCATTTCCATCACGCAAGCCCAAAAGATATCCTGTTTGCGAAAGAACTGATTTATTCACTGGAAACCGCCGGTAAAGTGGTGTTTCCCAATTTCCACACCGCCTGGCATTTTGATGATAAAGTGGGCCAGCGATATCTGCTTGAGGCGATCGATGCCCCCATTGTACCTTCGTATGTTTTTTATGAGAAAGAGAAAGCACTGGAGTGGAGTTCCAAAACCGAATATCCAAAAGTATTTAAACTTCGCCGGGGGTCCGGATCCAGCCATGTCAGGCTTGTAGAAGATGAGCGTATGGCAAAAAAGTTAATTCGACAAGCCTTTGGAAAAGGGTTTAGCCAGTACAACCCTGCACCCAACCTCAAAGAGAGATGGAGAAAATATAAAGCCGGGCTCATTCCCTTCTCAAGTGTGCTGAAAGGAGTACTCCGATTTGGTTATACAACAGAGTTTGACAGGGTAGCCGGCAACGAAAAAGGATATGCCTATTTCCAGGATTTCGTTCCCGGCAACCGTTCCGACATAAGAATCGTCATCATCCATAACCGGGCATTTGCCATCAAACGAATGGTTCGTGAAAATGACTTCCGCGCATCCGGCAGCGGATTCATCAAATATGAAAAAGAGAATTTTGATGAGGATACGGTCCGTCTGTCGTTCAAAATAGCGGAAAAACTAAAAAGTCAGTCGCTGGCGATCGACTATCTGTATGATAACGGTGACCCGAAAATAGTAGAGATCAGTTACGGATACTCGAAAGAGGTGTATCAGCCGTGCACCGGTTACTGGGACCGGCAGTTAAACTGGGTGCAAGGCCCCTTTAATCCACAGGAGTGGATGGTGGATTCTGTTCTTAAAGAGATCCGGAAGAATCAAACCACAGCCGGTTCTATATGAATTTTAAACAACTCAGGAGGTCTGTTGCGCCCTGGATTAAAAACATTGGCGGCTGGAGCACGCAAAAAAAACTGCTTGTCATTGAGTCAGATGACTGGGGCAGTATCCGCATGCCCTCCCGCGAGGTTTATGAAACGTGCCTGAAAGCAGGATACCGGGTGGACCAGATCGCCTATGAACGCTATGACAGCCTGGCGAGTGAAACCGATCTGGAGCTTCTGTTTGACCTTTTGCTCTCTTTCAAAGACTCCCGGGGACGCCATCCCGTTATCACTGCAAATGTGCTTCCGGCCAATCCCGATTTTGATAAAATACGTGAATCGGAATTCCGCGAGTATCACTATGAATCGGTCCGCGACACGCTGGCCCGCTACCCTGAACACGGCCGCTGTTTCAAATTGTGGACCGATGGGCTTGACCAAAACATATTCTTTCCGCAGTCTCATGGCCGGGAACACCTGAATGTTTCCCTGTTTATGAACGCCTTACATAAAGAAGACAAAGATATGCGGTTTGCATTCAAACACGGTTTACCGGGCAGCATACCTCATGGCAGCAATCCTGCAGGCGGCAACAAATATGTGGAATCCCTCAGGTACTCCGATCCGGAAGATAAACAGCATAAACTGGAAATTATCCTTGAAGGGCTGGATCTCTTTGAAGAGCTTTTTGGATACCGTTCAGAAACTTTTATTCCGCCTAACTATCTCTGGAGCCCTGATTTCAACCCTGCTGTTTCAGATAAAGGCGTTCGTTATTTGCAGGGAAAATCCAAAATGAAGGAACCATTGCATGACGGTACAGTTACCTATCATTCCCGTAAACCCGGGGACAGAACTGCAGAGGGTCAATACTGCCTGGTCAGAAATGCCGTATTTGAGCCTTCACTCTTTAAAATGAATACCGGTAACCCTGTAGATCAATGCCTGAACGATATTTCTGCTGCGTTTACTCACCGTAAGCCAGCCGTGATTTGCTCACACCGGATCAACTACGTGGGTTACATCGACCCCGAAAACCGTGACCGGAACCTGATCATGCTGCGTGAACTTATCACCGCAGTTCAGAAAAGATGGCCGGAAACAGAATTTATCACCTCGGCAGAGCTGGGAAAACGGATCGAAAAAGATACCTGATGGTAAAAACAATATTCTCTAAAAATTCTCCTCTGAAGGAGAAACTGAAGCAGCTGATGCTCTATCTTTCCCGGAGAAGAGGTGCAAAAATTGTATGGAAACGGAGGCACAACACGGTGTTTGAGCAGCATCCTGAGTACCGTAAACCACTGGACAACAAGACCCGGCACGCGCACAGAGAGTTATGGGAACCGTTTTACAAAAACTTCAGTGACGCCACACTTCAGATCTCTCGCTCGGTATCCGGAACTGATAATCCGATGATTATACCCGAAGAGATTTTCCAGACGGATATTGAACCGACCCTGAACCGGCATCCGGAAGCTCACTACCTGGGACATAAAAGTTTCTACAACCGCTGGTTCAATAGTGGAATTTTCCCGAAAGATCTGCTCCATATCGTCAAAGGTGAACTGCTCGATAACGAATATCACACAGTTTCCGCTGATGAAATTTCAACGTTCATTCAAAACTTCGAGTACCCCGTTGTCATGAAGCCAAACCAGGAGACCTGGGGCGGAAATAATATACAATTTGTGCAGGCCCCTGAAGAACTTCTGTCCCTGGTCCGCAGCTCACAGGATGCCGTAATCCAGGAAAAAATCCCTCAGCACCCGGAACTCTCCAGGTACCATCCGCCGAGCCTGAATACGGTACGTGTCTATCTCTACCGATCTGTTACGGATAACAAAGTCCATCTTTTACATGCTGTACTGCGTACCGGTAATAACACCCCGGTGGACAACGTAACGGCCGGCGGGCTGGTCTCACTCATCAACCAGAATGGATACCTGCACGGATACGCACTCGATCTTTATGGCGGAAAACATACAAATCACCCGGTAACAGGACTGCCGTTTACGGGACAGATTCCTGATTTTGAACAGCTCAAAGAGTTATCGGTTGAAATCGCTCAAAAACTTTTCCTGCTGAGAGTAGTTGGACTCGACCTTTGCTATGATG from Rhodohalobacter sp. SW132 harbors:
- a CDS encoding RimK family alpha-L-glutamate ligase — encoded protein: MIAIHHKEEGFSPDWIHYCERSGIPYKRVNCYDSDIVKQLEDCDALMWHFHHASPKDILFAKELIYSLETAGKVVFPNFHTAWHFDDKVGQRYLLEAIDAPIVPSYVFYEKEKALEWSSKTEYPKVFKLRRGSGSSHVRLVEDERMAKKLIRQAFGKGFSQYNPAPNLKERWRKYKAGLIPFSSVLKGVLRFGYTTEFDRVAGNEKGYAYFQDFVPGNRSDIRIVIIHNRAFAIKRMVRENDFRASGSGFIKYEKENFDEDTVRLSFKIAEKLKSQSLAIDYLYDNGDPKIVEISYGYSKEVYQPCTGYWDRQLNWVQGPFNPQEWMVDSVLKEIRKNQTTAGSI
- a CDS encoding sugar-transfer associated ATP-grasp domain-containing protein, which codes for MVKTIFSKNSPLKEKLKQLMLYLSRRRGAKIVWKRRHNTVFEQHPEYRKPLDNKTRHAHRELWEPFYKNFSDATLQISRSVSGTDNPMIIPEEIFQTDIEPTLNRHPEAHYLGHKSFYNRWFNSGIFPKDLLHIVKGELLDNEYHTVSADEISTFIQNFEYPVVMKPNQETWGGNNIQFVQAPEELLSLVRSSQDAVIQEKIPQHPELSRYHPPSLNTVRVYLYRSVTDNKVHLLHAVLRTGNNTPVDNVTAGGLVSLINQNGYLHGYALDLYGGKHTNHPVTGLPFTGQIPDFEQLKELSVEIAQKLFLLRVVGLDLCYDETGRWRAVEVNTRGHSIRFSQYAGLPFFGEYTEEVLNYCKNSHWTLPE